A genomic segment from Excalfactoria chinensis isolate bCotChi1 chromosome 15, bCotChi1.hap2, whole genome shotgun sequence encodes:
- the CCM2L gene encoding cerebral cavernous malformations 2 protein-like isoform X2 gives MDCEAKKGKKGFVSPIRRLVFPKAARRAALRSSVYRRPLHSVPLYPPDYLIDPQILLHDYVEKEVKFLGHLTWVTASLNPSSRDEVLQLLDTARQLKELPLQTTPEQDSILSLSARCLLLTWRDDEELILRIPTHEIAAASYLRDDALHLLILKTGLGVDPVPAGSHPEAAPVPELPPAEKRSGSSWPESGRLGGAMERRHTICSLDWRAARGGQEGRQGGSLERRRGGSWERRQRGRPSGSWERRQPCGGSWERRRIGTAGGSWERGTGFGSWERRHPGGNPLDPQEPCPDAYSNLVILAVPNRDAAEESCALICQVFQIIYGDQSIECVDRAGYHYTSTPTRPWLSSRSESCRTDGTYGYDADYSCCSSFNGSHETFEAYYSRTSSPSFHQSHHSLATACSGSDQSSVGLEQLQDYMVTLRNKLSPQEIQQFALMLREYRLGTPVQEYCAELLRLYGDRRKFLLLGMRPFIPDQDIGYFETFLESIGIREGGILTDSFGRIKRSMSNTSASAVRSYDSWSLRSESESFNRMITNITHDIEALARDEEEEEEEEDNYL, from the exons ATGGACTGCGAGGccaagaaagggaagaag GGCTTCGTGTCGCCCATCCGGCGCCTGGTGTTCCCCAAGGCTGCACGGAGGGCAGCTCTCCGCAGCAGTGTTTACCGGCGGCCGCTGCACTCGGTGCCGCTGTACCCCCCCGACTACCTGATCGACCCTCAGATCCTGCTGCATGATTACGTGGAGAAGGAGGTGAAG TTTTTGGGCCACCTGACCTGGGTTACGGCCTCACTGAATCCCTCCAGCCGGGATGAGGTGCTGCAGCTTCTGGACACTGCCAGG cagctgaaggagctgcccCTGCAGACGACCCCAGAGCAGGACAGCATCCTGAGCCTGTCCGCCCGCTGCCTGCTGCTCACCTGGCGTGACGACGAGGAGCTGATCCTGCGCATCCCCACACACGAGATCGCTGCAGCCTCCTACCTGCGTGACGATGCCCTGCACCTCCTCATCCTCAAAACAG GCCTGGGAGTGGACCCGGTCCCCGCTGGCTCACACCCCGAAGCAGCCCCAGTGCCGGAGTTGCCCCCGGCTGAGAAGCGCTCAGGGAGCTCCTGGCCGGAGTCGGGGCGGCTGGGAGGTGCGATGGAGCGGCGGCACACCATCTGCAGCCTGGACTGGCgtgcggcgcggggcgggcagGAGGGCCGGCAGGGCGGCAGCCTGGAGCGGCGGAGGGGCggcagctgggagaggaggcAGCGCGGGCGGCCGTCGggcagctgggagaggaggcAGCCGTGCGGCGGCAGCTGGGAGCGGCGGCGGATCGGTACGGCGGGTGGAAGCTGGGAGCGCGGCACCGGCTTCGGCAGCTGGGAGAGACGGCACCCCGGTGGCAACCCGCTGGACCCCCAGGAGCCGTGCCCCGACGCCTACTCCAACCTCGTCATCCTCGCTGTGCCCAACAGG GATGCAGCCGAGGAGTCTTGTGCGCTCATCTGCCAGGTCTTCCAGATCATTTATGGTGATCAGAGCATCGAGTGCGTGGACCGTGCTGGGTACCACTACACCTCCACACCCACACGGCCCTGGCTCTCCAGCAGGA GTGAGAGCTGCCGCACGGATGGGACGTATGGCTACGATGCTGactacagctgctgcagctcctt CAATGGTTCCCACGAGACATTCGAGGCGTATTATAGCAGGACATCCTCACCCTCCTTCCACCAGTCCCACCACAGCTTGGCCACCGCCTGCAGTGGCAGCGACCAGAGCAGtgtggggctggagcagctgcaggactaCATGGTGACG CTGCGCAACAAGCTGTCACCCCAGGAGATCCAGCAGTTCGCCCTGATGCTCCGCGAGTACCGGCTGGGCACACCGGTGCAGGAGTACTGTGCAGAGCTCCTACGCCTCTATGGGGACCGGAGGAAGTTCCTCCTGCTGG GGATGAGGCCCTTCATCCCCGATCAAGACATTGGGTACTTCGAGACCTTCTTGGAGAGCATCGGCATCCGCGAGGGAGGTATCCTCACCGACAGCTTCGGCCGCATCAAACGCAGCATGAGCAACACGTCGGCCTCAGCTGTGCGCAGCTACGACAGCTGGTCCCTGCGCTCTGAATCCGAGTCCTTCAACCGCATGATCACCAACATCACACACGACATCGAGGCACTGGCACgggatgaggaagaggaggaggaggaggaggacaaCTACCTGTGA
- the CCM2L gene encoding cerebral cavernous malformations 2 protein-like isoform X1 gives MDCEAKKGKKGFVSPIRRLVFPKAARRAALRSSVYRRPLHSVPLYPPDYLIDPQILLHDYVEKEVKFLGHLTWVTASLNPSSRDEVLQLLDTARQLKELPLQTTPEQDSILSLSARCLLLTWRDDEELILRIPTHEIAAASYLRDDALHLLILKTGLGVDPVPAGSHPEAAPVPELPPAEKRSGSSWPESGRLGGAMERRHTICSLDWRAARGGQEGRQGGSLERRRGGSWERRQRGRPSGSWERRQPCGGSWERRRIGTAGGSWERGTGFGSWERRHPGGNPLDPQEPCPDAYSNLVILAVPNRDAAEESCALICQVFQIIYGDQSIECVDRAGYHYTSTPTRPWLSSRSESCRTDGTYGYDADYSCCSSFSNGSHETFEAYYSRTSSPSFHQSHHSLATACSGSDQSSVGLEQLQDYMVTLRNKLSPQEIQQFALMLREYRLGTPVQEYCAELLRLYGDRRKFLLLGMRPFIPDQDIGYFETFLESIGIREGGILTDSFGRIKRSMSNTSASAVRSYDSWSLRSESESFNRMITNITHDIEALARDEEEEEEEEDNYL, from the exons ATGGACTGCGAGGccaagaaagggaagaag GGCTTCGTGTCGCCCATCCGGCGCCTGGTGTTCCCCAAGGCTGCACGGAGGGCAGCTCTCCGCAGCAGTGTTTACCGGCGGCCGCTGCACTCGGTGCCGCTGTACCCCCCCGACTACCTGATCGACCCTCAGATCCTGCTGCATGATTACGTGGAGAAGGAGGTGAAG TTTTTGGGCCACCTGACCTGGGTTACGGCCTCACTGAATCCCTCCAGCCGGGATGAGGTGCTGCAGCTTCTGGACACTGCCAGG cagctgaaggagctgcccCTGCAGACGACCCCAGAGCAGGACAGCATCCTGAGCCTGTCCGCCCGCTGCCTGCTGCTCACCTGGCGTGACGACGAGGAGCTGATCCTGCGCATCCCCACACACGAGATCGCTGCAGCCTCCTACCTGCGTGACGATGCCCTGCACCTCCTCATCCTCAAAACAG GCCTGGGAGTGGACCCGGTCCCCGCTGGCTCACACCCCGAAGCAGCCCCAGTGCCGGAGTTGCCCCCGGCTGAGAAGCGCTCAGGGAGCTCCTGGCCGGAGTCGGGGCGGCTGGGAGGTGCGATGGAGCGGCGGCACACCATCTGCAGCCTGGACTGGCgtgcggcgcggggcgggcagGAGGGCCGGCAGGGCGGCAGCCTGGAGCGGCGGAGGGGCggcagctgggagaggaggcAGCGCGGGCGGCCGTCGggcagctgggagaggaggcAGCCGTGCGGCGGCAGCTGGGAGCGGCGGCGGATCGGTACGGCGGGTGGAAGCTGGGAGCGCGGCACCGGCTTCGGCAGCTGGGAGAGACGGCACCCCGGTGGCAACCCGCTGGACCCCCAGGAGCCGTGCCCCGACGCCTACTCCAACCTCGTCATCCTCGCTGTGCCCAACAGG GATGCAGCCGAGGAGTCTTGTGCGCTCATCTGCCAGGTCTTCCAGATCATTTATGGTGATCAGAGCATCGAGTGCGTGGACCGTGCTGGGTACCACTACACCTCCACACCCACACGGCCCTGGCTCTCCAGCAGGA GTGAGAGCTGCCGCACGGATGGGACGTATGGCTACGATGCTGactacagctgctgcagctcctt CAGCAATGGTTCCCACGAGACATTCGAGGCGTATTATAGCAGGACATCCTCACCCTCCTTCCACCAGTCCCACCACAGCTTGGCCACCGCCTGCAGTGGCAGCGACCAGAGCAGtgtggggctggagcagctgcaggactaCATGGTGACG CTGCGCAACAAGCTGTCACCCCAGGAGATCCAGCAGTTCGCCCTGATGCTCCGCGAGTACCGGCTGGGCACACCGGTGCAGGAGTACTGTGCAGAGCTCCTACGCCTCTATGGGGACCGGAGGAAGTTCCTCCTGCTGG GGATGAGGCCCTTCATCCCCGATCAAGACATTGGGTACTTCGAGACCTTCTTGGAGAGCATCGGCATCCGCGAGGGAGGTATCCTCACCGACAGCTTCGGCCGCATCAAACGCAGCATGAGCAACACGTCGGCCTCAGCTGTGCGCAGCTACGACAGCTGGTCCCTGCGCTCTGAATCCGAGTCCTTCAACCGCATGATCACCAACATCACACACGACATCGAGGCACTGGCACgggatgaggaagaggaggaggaggaggaggacaaCTACCTGTGA